In Flammeovirga kamogawensis, the sequence TTATTTCTATTATGGGTCCTTCGGGATGTGGAAAATCTACTCTATTAAGCATTATGGGCTTATTAGATTTACCTAGTGAAGGCACTATTTCTATTAATGGAAATAACCCACTTACTTTAAAAGACAAGCAACTAGCTAAATTTAGAAACGAACATTTAGGCTTTGTTTTTCAATCTTTCCATTTAATTAATGATTTAAGTGTAAGAGACAATGTAGCAATGCCTCTCCTCTACCGTAAAGTATCATCTAAAGAAACAAAGCAACGTGTAGAAGCCGCTTTAGAAAAAGTTGGTTTAACCCATAGAATGGATCACAAACCTTCTCAACTATCTGGAGGACAACGTCAAAGAGTAGCCATTGCAAGAGCAATTGTTGGTAATCCATCAATAATTTTTGCTGATGAACCTACAGGTAATTTAGATTCTGTAATGGGTGATGAAGTAATGCAAATGCTCTTAAAATTAAATGAAGAAGGAGCTACTATTATTATGGTTACTCATGATGAACAACAAGCCAAATTGACAGATCGTATTATTAGAGTTTTTGATGGGCGACAAGTATCTGTGCAACCTCAAAATAAACTAGAAACTGTTTAGCACTATGAAAACTTACTTAAAACTAGCATGGCACTCTTTATTAAAGAATCCATTCTTCTCTTTTATTATTCTATTTGGCATAAGTATTACTATTATGGTAGTTCTATTTGTTGGCTCATTACTTGATACAGGATATGGAAGCCACGGAGTATATAAAAATATAGATAGAATATTAATTGCACCTCAGCTGACTGTAAAAAGAACCGGAAAAAAAGGCATCTCTAATTCTGGTTTTAGCTATAAAGCTTATAAAGACCATATTTCTAAAATGACAACACCAATAGTAATGGGTGTTACAAAAAATCAGTGGAGAAATAACCTATATTATAAAGACCTTTCTCTGTCAAAAATAAGCTGTAAAAGTATTGATGAGAATTTTACTAAAATATTTCCTTTGGAATTTATCATCGGAAGACCTTTTACTAAAGAGGATTTAGATGAACGCAGAAAAGTAGTAATAATTACGGAGGGTATTGCTGAAAGTCTATTTAATAAAGAAGAAGATGCCTTAGGTAAAAAAATTAAAACCAGTTCTGAGGTATACGAAATAGTGGGTGTAGTTAAAAATGTAAACGAAATGCGTAGGCAAGCTGGTGCAGATATCTATATACCATTAAACATTTACTTAAAAGAGAATGAAGATTGGCATGTCTTTCTAGGTAGTAGTACCATTTTTATGAAGTTTGATGACAAAGAAGATATGATTGCTGGGCAGGAAGAATTCCAGCAAATAATGAATAGCATGCCTATTGATAGTCAAAAGAATGAAGAAAAACTAAGTGCTAAAATCTTAACTGAAAAAGGTTGGTTAATTGATAATATGCTCGATATAGAAGAAGAAAAATTGTTCTATGTTTATTTAAGTCTAATTGCCTTTTTTGTAATGTTTATTCCTGCATTAAGCTTGATTAATTTAAATATTACAAGAACTTCTGAACGTACTGCAGAAATGGGTATTCGAAAAGCTTTTGGTGCTTCATCAACTGATTTATTCAAACAACTAATTATTGAAAATGTATTTACAACTTTTATAGGAGGAGTAATTGGAACAATTCTAACCTTCTTTGTTATCTACCTTTTTAACACCTATAATTTGATAGGTTTTGGTAATAACTATGATCTAGAAATTAATTTTACTTTGCTCATATATGGTGTATTCTGCACGTTGTTTTTTAGTATTCTTTCTGGTTTTTATCCAGCCCTAAAAATTGCAAATTTTGGAATTATTCATTCACTTAAAAACGATAAACAATAATGTTAAAGCATTTACTAAATATACTCTGGGTAAGAAAAAGAAAAAATTCTTTAATGGTTATTGAAATTGGCTTTTCATTTGTCATTTTATTTTTACTGTTTTCTTTATTGGTTGAAAAGCTAGAAAACTATTCGCGTGATACTGGATTTTCTACTGAAAATATTATGATTCTCAATTTAGACAATCAAAATATTTTTGAAGAATTTAAAGACAAAGCTTTTGTAGACAACTTGTATACTTCTTTATTTCAAGCAATTAGATCAAATAATGAAGTAATAGATGTAACAGAAATGGATTATGCACACCCTTATGGAAATAGTAGAAATACAACAAGACTTGAATTTAAGAATGGCATTAAATTTTATCCAACAGAACAGCGTTTTAGACCTTCTGCAGTTAATTTCCTCGATTTAAATTTTGTAAAAGGTAGAGCTTTTCTAACTGAAGATGCACATGGTAGTAAAGAACCTATTATTGTAAACCAGCTTTTTTATGAACGCTTGGTTCCTTACATCAATCAAGACGATTCTTTCATTTCAGAAGAGCAAGAATATCAAATTGTTGGTGTTATTGATAACTATAATTTTTCTAATGATTTTGATGATCAACTTGACATAGTTATTAAAAATGCAAGTTTTCTTAGTTGGATGAAAGATGATCATCAGGATAAAATTTTCATTAAAACTAAAAATGATCCTCGAAAAATTGAAGTACAATTAGTAAATCAACTTGAGAAAATCAATCCAAAATTAAAAATAAATGCAGGCTATTTTGATAGTGCACAATCCGACAAGAATAATAATGAAATTCTACCTTTATTTCTGATATCTTTTGTTTCTCTATTTTTAGTAATCAATATAGCACTTGGTCTTTATGGTGTATTATGGTTCAATATTACTAAAAGAAAAAGTGAAATTGGTATTCGCAGAGCAATGGGGGCTTCTACTCAGGATATCTTCAAACAAATATTTTCTGAAGTAGCCTTACTTTTTATAATAGGTATTCTTCTGGGCAGTGTTATTGCCATTCAATTTCCCTTATTAGGTACATTTAATTTTAGTAATACAGAGTATTTAATGGGAGCTTTATTATCTTTAGGTTTCGTGCTTTTAATTACAATTGCATGTGGTTATTATCCTAGTAAATTAGCAACTAAGATAACTCCTCTAGAAGCCTTACATGAATTATAAAGTATATAACATCCAATTCAACCAAAATGACTAAGACACAATACATACTAATTATAGACGACGACGAAGCCGTAAGAAAATCAATAGGTTTGTTTTTAAAAATGAGTGGTTTTAAACCTTTACTGGCTGCGACACCAAAAGAGGGTTTAGCGCTTTTGTCTGAATTTAAATTCTCTTGTGTTTTACTCGATATGAATTTCAAGGTAGAAACCACTGGAGACGAAGGACTTTCTACTTTACAAAAAATTAAAAAAATACAACCCGATTTACCTGTAGTTTTATTTACCGGTTGGGGTAATATGCAATTGGCAATTGAAGGCATGAAACTTGGAGCTGCTGATTTCATCAATAAGCCTTGGGAAAATGAACACCTTTTAAAATGCATTAAAGATGCTATAACAGTAAAAAAGAACAGTAATAAAGTACAACTGCCAGAAAAATCACTTTCTCGAAAAAAGTTAGAACAAGAATACAACATCGCTAACATTATTGGGCAAGATCCTCAACTACTAAAAGTTTTAGAAACTGTAGGAAGAGTGGCAAAAACCAATGCCCCAATTTTAATAATGGGAGAAAGTGGAACAGGCAAAGAATTAATTGCAGAAGCAGTACACAACAATAGTCCTAGAACAGACCACGAGTTTGTAAAAGTAAATCTTGGTGGTATTTCTCAATCTTTGTTCGAATCTGAAATGTTTGGGCATAAAAAAGGTTCATTTACAGGAGCTCATACAGATAGAGAAGGGCGTTTTAGTATTGCTGATAAAGGGAGTATCTTTTTAGATGAAATGGGAGAATTGGATTTATCTTCTCAGGTGAAATTATTAAGAGTATTACAAGAAAGAAAGTTTGAACCACTCGGCACTTCTAAAACGCAATCGGCAGACTTTAGAGTCATTTCTGCCACTAATAAAATATTACCTGATTTAGTTAGAGAAAATAAATTTAGAGAAGACCTTTTCTTTAGAATTAACTTAATTACTGTTGTACTACCTCCATTAAGAGAAAGAAAAGGAGATATTCCATTACTTGCAGATCATTTTCTAAAATTGCTAGAAACATCTTATGGTATTACGGGAAAATCTTTTGCTCCAGAAACATTAAAGTGGTTACAAAAACAACCATTAAAAGGTAATATTAGAGAGTTGAAAAATTGGGTAGAAAGTTCTGTTTTAATGAGCACAAATGATGTTTTACAGATCAATGATTTTGAAAATAATCCTACCAATATTCATGCATTCCAAAACGATGAGATAAAAAAAGAAGTTGTTCCTAACGGTATGACTTTAGAAGAAATGGAAATCATAATGATTAAAAATGCTTTAAATGATAACCGTTTCAAAATTGCCCCATCCGCTAAACAATTGGGAATTTCAAGAAATGCATTGTACAGAAAAGTAGAAAAATATAATATTACAGATGCTCAAGATTGAAAATAGTTTATTGGTACTACTTATTATAAGTACACTTTTAGGTATTACCTACCCAATACGTTTAGAACACCCTCTGTTATTTATTATTGCAGAGGTAGTTTCTGTAATTTCTACTTTATGGATTATTCGTTTGTATTTCTTTGTAAGCAGACCTTTAAAGGAACTTGGTAACGCCATTAATTTATTATCAAACAATGATTTCCAATCGAGGTTACTGCCAACTCCTCACCCCGTTGTAAATAAACTGGTTGTTGTTTTTAATAAGATGATAAACCAACTACATAAAGAAAGAGTAGAACAAAGAGAGCAAAGTTACTTTTTAGAGCATCTATTAAAAGCAACTCCCCATGGTATTGTAGTACTTGATTATGATCAAAAAGTAATTCAAACAAATCCAACAATTCTACATATCTTAGAATTAAAGTTTAATGCTTTAAAAAATAAACGTTTTATAGATATTGAACATCCGTTAATTTCAGAAATCAATCAACTTGCACTAAATCAGGTTAAAGATATCCAACTTTCTGGGGGACGTAGATATCGTTGTCAGAAATCATCTTTTATATTTCAAGGTTTTCAACAACAATTTATAATTGTTCAGGATCTATATTTAGACGATATAAAAAAAGAAAAACAAGCCTATAGTAAAGTAATTAGAATGATGAGCCATGAGGTAAATAATTCTGTTGGAGCAATGAACTCCTACTTAGATACTTTAAAATTATTTTCTCCTGCAGATGAAGAGTTAAAAACGGATTACCTAGAGGCTTTAAGTATTGTAAAGGATAGAAACTCTGCAATGGCTGAGTTTATGAAAAATTTTGCTTCTGTAGTAAAAATACCTGAGCCTAATTTAGAGAATGTAAACTTGATAAAAATACTTCAAGATCTTTTAGAAATCTATCATTCAGACTTTAAAAATAATCACATTCAGGTGCTTGATAAATTCCCCAAAGAGTTAGCTGTTATTGCTGATAAAAGTTTATTAGAACAGCTTTTTATCAATATTTTCAAGAATGCAAAAGAAGCACTTTTAGAGGTAGATCAAACAGACCGTACATTGGAAATTTCTTTTAATGAAGAGACTAAGAAATTAGTAATATGGAACTCAGGTCCAAAAATTTCAAAAGAAACGGAAGAAAAATTATTCACTCCTTTTTATAGCAGTAAACCAACTGGGCAAGGCATTGGTCTAATGATCTGTCGAGATATTCTGTTAAAACATAAATGGGATTTTAGGCTTTTTAGTGGCAAGAAAGAAGGAGTTACTTTTGAAATTAGTTTCTAAAAAAAGCCTATCTTTCTGTTCAAGCACGTGTATTAAAACAGGTATTTTTATTTATTGACTTGAAAGAAAGATAGGCTTATTGTTGCCGTTAAGCTAAGATTATTCGAGTATTATCTTTTTGACATTAAAAGTTTCTCCGTCTAAAATGCGAACAAAATAAATACCTGAATTTAACCCTTTCACATCAACAGTAACTGTTTTTTGATTTGTGAAATTTGTAATTAATACTTGCTCTCCAATACTGTTAAAAACCTCTATTGTACCGCTATCTACTAAACCTTTGATAGAGAATAAATCCTTAACAGGGTTTGGATAAACAACATAATTAAGTTGTTCTTCTAGAGTTAGACCATTACTAGTTAATAACTGAGCGGTAACAGTAATTACAGTTTCATCAGTTAAATCTCCATCTTCTGTAGTTACAGTAATTGTTACTGTTCCTTCACTTAGTGCTGTAACCAAACCACTGTCACTCACTGTTGCAATAGCAGGATCACTAGATGTATATGAAATTGATTTATTATCAGCATTTAGAGGTAATACTTCTGCAGTCAATTGTAATTCACTACCTTCTTCAAGCGAAGATGTTTCTGGTGTTAAAGTTACTCCTGATACAGAAATAGTTGTTGTTTCATCACCATTGCCTTCCTCTTCTTCTTCTTCCTCTTCCTCTTCTTCTTCAGTATTGTTAGGGTCCTCCTCTTCTTCCTCTTCTTCTTCAACTTCTTCCTCTTGTTCAGTAGCAAAAACACTAAATTCCTGTAAACTAATCCATGATCCAGAATAAGTGGCTGCTCCTGTTACTGTAATTCTAACATATCTAGCTGATACACTCTCAAATTTATTGATGATAGGTACATCGACTGTTCCTGGAAGTGTGTTTTCAGTTTGATCTATAATTTCAACAAAAGGACCATTTTCTTCACTTGCGATTTCAACAGTAAATTGATAATCTCTGTCTTTATGGCAAATAAGTTCTGTGCTTTCTATCTCTAAAATACTTCCTAAATCTATAGTTGCAGATTGCGGATAATCAGCAACAGACCATCTTGTATCTACATCTCCATCTACTAAGTTGGCTACTACATTTGTTCCATCTACTGCACCAGAAGTAGTAATTACCTTTTCAAGAGCAACATTTTCACCTGTAGAAGTCGCTATCACTTCAACTTCTACTGTATCTGTAAAGTCTCCATCTTCAGACGTAACTGTAATTATAGCTGTTCCCTCACCAATAGCTACTACTTCACCAGTCTCCGTTACTGTTGCAACTTCTGGATTATTACTACTAAAAAGTACATTTTTATTTGTAGCATCTTCTGGTAAAAGTGATGTATTTAATTGTAAAACTCCTTCTACTACTAAAACAGAAGTTTCTGGAGTAACACTTATACTAGTCACATTAATTGGAGCTACATATTTACTTTGCGTTAAAAGAATTGTCTTATCATCAAGTCCAGCTCCTTTAAGTACAAAATTTCCCGTTCTTTCAACGTCAGCAGTATGACCAGACGCTGTAACTTCTATTGTAGCATTACCAGAACCAGACATTGGAGTAATAGTTACCCAGTCCAATTCTTCTTCAATAGACCAATCAATATTTGATGTAATTGAAGCTGTTATTGTTTCTCCATCTCCAGAAAATAATCCAATATTCGAGACAATTAAATAATCTCCTACAGCTCCACAAGCTGGTAGTTTCACGCCTTCTGCATCAATAAAACATGCTCCAACTTCTGCACCAACTTGGCTATCTGTAATAGGCTGATATAGTTTAGATCCAATACCTCCTACTACTTCATGTGCACCTACATCAAGGTCATCATTTGGACGTGCAAGACCA encodes:
- a CDS encoding ABC transporter permease; this translates as MKTYLKLAWHSLLKNPFFSFIILFGISITIMVVLFVGSLLDTGYGSHGVYKNIDRILIAPQLTVKRTGKKGISNSGFSYKAYKDHISKMTTPIVMGVTKNQWRNNLYYKDLSLSKISCKSIDENFTKIFPLEFIIGRPFTKEDLDERRKVVIITEGIAESLFNKEEDALGKKIKTSSEVYEIVGVVKNVNEMRRQAGADIYIPLNIYLKENEDWHVFLGSSTIFMKFDDKEDMIAGQEEFQQIMNSMPIDSQKNEEKLSAKILTEKGWLIDNMLDIEEEKLFYVYLSLIAFFVMFIPALSLINLNITRTSERTAEMGIRKAFGASSTDLFKQLIIENVFTTFIGGVIGTILTFFVIYLFNTYNLIGFGNNYDLEINFTLLIYGVFCTLFFSILSGFYPALKIANFGIIHSLKNDKQ
- a CDS encoding ABC transporter ATP-binding protein, whose protein sequence is MITLQNISKVFKTDAIETWALENISLTIDKGEFISIMGPSGCGKSTLLSIMGLLDLPSEGTISINGNNPLTLKDKQLAKFRNEHLGFVFQSFHLINDLSVRDNVAMPLLYRKVSSKETKQRVEAALEKVGLTHRMDHKPSQLSGGQRQRVAIARAIVGNPSIIFADEPTGNLDSVMGDEVMQMLLKLNEEGATIIMVTHDEQQAKLTDRIIRVFDGRQVSVQPQNKLETV
- a CDS encoding sensor histidine kinase; amino-acid sequence: MLKIENSLLVLLIISTLLGITYPIRLEHPLLFIIAEVVSVISTLWIIRLYFFVSRPLKELGNAINLLSNNDFQSRLLPTPHPVVNKLVVVFNKMINQLHKERVEQREQSYFLEHLLKATPHGIVVLDYDQKVIQTNPTILHILELKFNALKNKRFIDIEHPLISEINQLALNQVKDIQLSGGRRYRCQKSSFIFQGFQQQFIIVQDLYLDDIKKEKQAYSKVIRMMSHEVNNSVGAMNSYLDTLKLFSPADEELKTDYLEALSIVKDRNSAMAEFMKNFASVVKIPEPNLENVNLIKILQDLLEIYHSDFKNNHIQVLDKFPKELAVIADKSLLEQLFINIFKNAKEALLEVDQTDRTLEISFNEETKKLVIWNSGPKISKETEEKLFTPFYSSKPTGQGIGLMICRDILLKHKWDFRLFSGKKEGVTFEISF
- a CDS encoding sigma-54-dependent transcriptional regulator, with the protein product MTKTQYILIIDDDEAVRKSIGLFLKMSGFKPLLAATPKEGLALLSEFKFSCVLLDMNFKVETTGDEGLSTLQKIKKIQPDLPVVLFTGWGNMQLAIEGMKLGAADFINKPWENEHLLKCIKDAITVKKNSNKVQLPEKSLSRKKLEQEYNIANIIGQDPQLLKVLETVGRVAKTNAPILIMGESGTGKELIAEAVHNNSPRTDHEFVKVNLGGISQSLFESEMFGHKKGSFTGAHTDREGRFSIADKGSIFLDEMGELDLSSQVKLLRVLQERKFEPLGTSKTQSADFRVISATNKILPDLVRENKFREDLFFRINLITVVLPPLRERKGDIPLLADHFLKLLETSYGITGKSFAPETLKWLQKQPLKGNIRELKNWVESSVLMSTNDVLQINDFENNPTNIHAFQNDEIKKEVVPNGMTLEEMEIIMIKNALNDNRFKIAPSAKQLGISRNALYRKVEKYNITDAQD
- a CDS encoding ABC transporter permease encodes the protein MLKHLLNILWVRKRKNSLMVIEIGFSFVILFLLFSLLVEKLENYSRDTGFSTENIMILNLDNQNIFEEFKDKAFVDNLYTSLFQAIRSNNEVIDVTEMDYAHPYGNSRNTTRLEFKNGIKFYPTEQRFRPSAVNFLDLNFVKGRAFLTEDAHGSKEPIIVNQLFYERLVPYINQDDSFISEEQEYQIVGVIDNYNFSNDFDDQLDIVIKNASFLSWMKDDHQDKIFIKTKNDPRKIEVQLVNQLEKINPKLKINAGYFDSAQSDKNNNEILPLFLISFVSLFLVINIALGLYGVLWFNITKRKSEIGIRRAMGASTQDIFKQIFSEVALLFIIGILLGSVIAIQFPLLGTFNFSNTEYLMGALLSLGFVLLITIACGYYPSKLATKITPLEALHEL
- a CDS encoding chondroitinase-B domain-containing protein → MINKYFLGKFYILLSLGMLLPFLNAHSETYNVSSDEEFNELVLEAGDVVIWKDGTYSDQNIKFTGQVGTASNPILVKAETPGGVIFTGTSKVNFFGSYLIVDGFYWKGGEGASDHIEFRRSGSNSDFGKNCTLRNCAFDDLYTEAPGKSRWVVLHGEDNVIENCSFVNKKSAGACILVELYYSEGLNPNHIIRNNYFYNITPKDEFTTNSGDCEAIRIGVSSFQSVEANVLVEGNYFQEADGENEIITNKSAKNMFLRNTFRKCRGSLVLRHGAGAHVEGNFFLGEGKEKSGGIRISDRDHVIINNYMQGLSNTNDVWNNGITLVGGGASSGGSSSGYQNVDNVTIAHNTIYASDDPIFFNDRSSYDPVGVIAYNLIYSENGSIISGDIDGTGSGMVYEGNIFGGATIGITDDGITEDDVEFSADGSIYKPLTNSSVVDAAGSVYQEIVNTDVTGLARPNDDLDVGAHEVVGGIGSKLYQPITDSQVGAEVGACFIDAEGVKLPACGAVGDYLIVSNIGLFSGDGETITASITSNIDWSIEEELDWVTITPMSGSGNATIEVTASGHTADVERTGNFVLKGAGLDDKTILLTQSKYVAPINVTSISVTPETSVLVVEGVLQLNTSLLPEDATNKNVLFSSNNPEVATVTETGEVVAIGEGTAIITVTSEDGDFTDTVEVEVIATSTGENVALEKVITTSGAVDGTNVVANLVDGDVDTRWSVADYPQSATIDLGSILEIESTELICHKDRDYQFTVEIASEENGPFVEIIDQTENTLPGTVDVPIINKFESVSARYVRITVTGAATYSGSWISLQEFSVFATEQEEEVEEEEEEEEDPNNTEEEEEEEEEEEEGNGDETTTISVSGVTLTPETSSLEEGSELQLTAEVLPLNADNKSISYTSSDPAIATVSDSGLVTALSEGTVTITVTTEDGDLTDETVITVTAQLLTSNGLTLEEQLNYVVYPNPVKDLFSIKGLVDSGTIEVFNSIGEQVLITNFTNQKTVTVDVKGLNSGIYFVRILDGETFNVKKIILE